Proteins encoded together in one Hymenobacter monticola window:
- a CDS encoding TIGR01777 family oxidoreductase, with translation MTDTSPRKVLITGGTGLIGTRLAEMLIDSGYEVALLSREPAKSSHFRSFRWDPRAGTIDDAAILYADYIVNLAGASVSDGKWTDERKRDIMSSRLGGLALLHRELSNPRHHVQAVISASAIGVYGDTGDQLLTEETPPGLPTHDFLADVAHQWELAAAPIAHLGIRTVVPRIGIVLSKEGGALPQIARPVKLGAGAALGSGKQYMSWIHLDDICRLFIAMLEGAAWEGTYNAVAPNPVTNQEFTRELAEVLHRPLILPKVPAFGLKLAMGEMSDIVLASQRVSAAKVLAQGFRFEYPELRGALQALYGGE, from the coding sequence ATGACCGACACTTCTCCTCGCAAAGTCCTCATCACCGGCGGCACCGGGCTCATTGGCACGCGGCTGGCCGAAATGCTGATTGACAGCGGCTACGAGGTGGCCCTGCTGAGCCGCGAGCCGGCCAAGAGCAGCCACTTCCGCAGCTTCCGCTGGGACCCGCGGGCGGGCACCATCGACGACGCGGCCATTCTCTACGCCGATTACATCGTGAACCTGGCCGGCGCTAGCGTGAGCGACGGCAAGTGGACCGACGAGCGCAAGCGCGACATTATGAGCAGCCGGCTGGGCGGGCTTGCGCTGCTGCACCGCGAGCTTAGCAACCCGCGCCACCACGTGCAGGCCGTTATTTCAGCCTCGGCCATTGGCGTGTATGGCGACACGGGCGACCAATTGCTGACTGAGGAAACGCCGCCTGGCCTGCCTACGCACGATTTCCTGGCCGATGTGGCCCACCAATGGGAGCTGGCGGCCGCGCCCATTGCGCATCTGGGAATTCGGACGGTGGTGCCGCGCATTGGCATTGTGCTGAGCAAGGAGGGCGGGGCCCTGCCTCAGATTGCGCGGCCGGTGAAGCTGGGTGCGGGCGCGGCGCTGGGAAGCGGCAAACAGTACATGTCCTGGATTCACCTGGATGATATTTGCCGCCTGTTCATCGCCATGCTGGAAGGGGCGGCCTGGGAGGGCACTTACAATGCAGTAGCGCCAAACCCCGTCACGAACCAGGAGTTTACCCGGGAGCTGGCCGAGGTGCTGCACCGGCCATTGATTTTGCCCAAGGTGCCGGCCTTCGGCCTGAAGCTGGCCATGGGCGAGATGAGCGACATCGTGCTGGCTTCGCAGCGGGTGAGCGCGGCCAAGGTGCTGGCACAGGGCTTCCGGTTTGAGTATCCGGAGCTGCGCGGGGCGCTGCAGGCGCTGTATGGGGGGGAGTGA
- a CDS encoding ribbon-helix-helix domain-containing protein produces MNTSSPITVHFEQPFLERLEQLARLSGKSVAEIVELQTKLQLGWRPPTPPLSPEVQALKGSLPLLQQVDYKTAVTEAILRKYGA; encoded by the coding sequence ATGAATACGTCCTCCCCCATTACCGTGCATTTTGAGCAGCCGTTTCTGGAGCGGCTGGAGCAGCTGGCGCGGCTTAGCGGCAAAAGCGTCGCGGAAATCGTAGAGCTGCAAACGAAGCTGCAACTGGGGTGGCGGCCACCGACCCCGCCCCTGAGCCCAGAGGTGCAGGCGCTGAAAGGAAGTTTGCCGCTGCTGCAACAGGTAGATTATAAGACGGCCGTTACCGAGGCCATTCTGCGCAAATACGGGGCATGA
- a CDS encoding type II toxin-antitoxin system VapC family toxin, whose amino-acid sequence MRHFFVDTNVLIDYLSGREPFASDAAVLFDLAFTGRVTLYAASISFSNCHYIISRQYRTLNARALLADILPWLAVTDVSADVIAQGLTSGFTDFEDALQYYSARSNPLVEAIVTRNGKDFTLANIPVMEPALAIMLA is encoded by the coding sequence ATGAGGCACTTCTTCGTTGACACCAATGTGTTGATTGACTACCTCTCGGGACGCGAACCTTTTGCGAGCGACGCGGCAGTCCTCTTCGACCTGGCTTTCACCGGCCGGGTGACGCTTTATGCGGCGAGCATCTCGTTCAGCAATTGTCACTACATCATCAGTCGGCAATACCGGACTCTCAACGCACGAGCGCTGCTGGCGGATATATTGCCGTGGCTGGCGGTGACAGATGTTTCGGCAGATGTCATCGCGCAAGGGCTGACCTCCGGCTTCACGGACTTTGAAGATGCCCTGCAATATTATTCGGCGCGCTCCAATCCGTTGGTAGAGGCCATTGTGACGCGCAACGGCAAGGATTTTACGCTGGCTAACATTCCGGTTATGGAGCCAGCGCTGGCTATTATGTTGGCGTAG
- a CDS encoding RyR domain-containing protein translates to MLQLPDLELVAEKVHEAWMKTKRDQGVTTRLSETGEELMVPYAQLSEPAKELDRMTVRTVYAAIEALGG, encoded by the coding sequence ATGCTCCAATTACCCGACCTCGAACTAGTAGCCGAAAAAGTCCACGAAGCCTGGATGAAAACCAAGCGCGACCAAGGCGTGACCACCCGGCTGAGCGAAACCGGCGAAGAGCTGATGGTACCCTACGCCCAATTAAGCGAACCGGCCAAGGAGCTGGACCGCATGACCGTGCGGACGGTGTACGCGGCCATTGAAGCGTTGGGTGGCTGA
- a CDS encoding DUF4274 domain-containing protein, which yields MALLDAINRLSIWTKHKLHMAHTISQERAQFLEEHFSGFGFKDSTPDKRLFETITSLMELHYLAHIYNWDAGPEVLSWIINSPHCDQGTAALIFWRSQPDFYQEYTDESQMSLQDGVLPLLQSIMGNWERGFYQQQIAYDRHEDPAAGKLYPDNPREKWPVPAYLLTPTKGKPFLFA from the coding sequence ATGGCGCTACTCGACGCAATTAATCGGCTTAGCATTTGGACAAAGCACAAGCTGCATATGGCTCATACCATTTCCCAAGAGCGCGCCCAATTCCTCGAAGAGCATTTCTCAGGGTTCGGTTTTAAAGACAGCACACCGGATAAGCGCTTGTTCGAAACCATCACCAGCCTGATGGAACTGCATTATTTAGCTCACATCTATAATTGGGATGCTGGCCCGGAAGTGCTTAGCTGGATAATTAACAGCCCCCATTGCGACCAAGGCACGGCGGCGCTGATTTTCTGGCGCTCGCAGCCGGATTTCTACCAAGAATACACTGACGAATCGCAGATGAGCTTGCAGGATGGCGTGTTGCCGCTGCTGCAAAGCATCATGGGTAACTGGGAACGGGGCTTCTATCAGCAACAGATTGCTTACGACCGACACGAGGACCCCGCCGCCGGGAAGCTATACCCTGACAATCCGCGGGAGAAGTGGCCAGTGCCTGCTTACTTGCTCACGCCCACCAAAGGCAAGCCTTTTCTATTTGCCTAG
- a CDS encoding DUF2625 domain-containing protein — MLQADFLFAQSMQPRPLTELINTQDPGWPLVQGWITAAKNKVQILPKTAARADSALLAAQVTTRSPMGAVVYETGGILVDNGWLRILGSGSPGLARDLMGWNKDKQKGLLLIADDALGGFFALNSGAFGQAMLGKIYYLAPENLEWEPLNKGYSNFLVFCFSGNLEKFYDKMRWKGWQQEVASLNSNQGFSCYPFLFTTEGKNLSKVLRKPVPIQELWMFSNDMRQQLGIH, encoded by the coding sequence TTGCTTCAAGCAGATTTTCTGTTTGCCCAATCGATGCAACCCCGCCCACTGACCGAGCTCATTAACACCCAAGACCCGGGCTGGCCACTGGTGCAGGGCTGGATTACAGCCGCGAAGAACAAGGTGCAAATATTGCCCAAGACGGCGGCCCGCGCTGACAGCGCTTTGCTAGCGGCACAGGTGACCACCCGTTCGCCAATGGGCGCGGTGGTTTACGAAACGGGTGGAATCCTCGTGGATAATGGCTGGCTCCGCATCCTGGGTTCTGGTTCGCCGGGCCTCGCCCGCGATTTGATGGGTTGGAACAAGGACAAGCAGAAAGGGCTTCTGCTGATTGCCGATGATGCGTTGGGAGGTTTTTTCGCGCTCAACAGCGGCGCTTTTGGACAAGCTATGCTCGGCAAAATTTATTACCTCGCGCCCGAAAACCTGGAGTGGGAGCCGCTAAACAAGGGCTACTCTAATTTTTTGGTTTTCTGCTTTTCCGGCAATCTGGAAAAGTTTTACGATAAGATGCGTTGGAAAGGCTGGCAACAGGAAGTAGCCAGCCTCAATAGCAATCAAGGCTTCAGTTGTTACCCTTTTTTATTCACCACAGAAGGAAAAAATCTAAGTAAGGTTCTGCGGAAACCAGTGCCCATCCAAGAGCTTTGGATGTTCAGTAACGACATGCGCCAGCAACTCGGGATTCATTAG
- a CDS encoding DUF4274 domain-containing protein, which yields MQQKTMLNKRIWRHFKRRVHTLSIALLNAINQLSIWTKHKLHMAHAISQERAKFLQEHFFEFSFKDSTPDKNLFDSITSPAELHYLAYIYNWDDGPEVLSWIVDSPNCDQGTAALIFWRSQPDFYQEYTDESEMSLQDGVLPLLQSIMGNWERGFYQQQIAYDRHDDPAAGKLYADNLREKWSVPNYLLVPTKGKPFLFA from the coding sequence TTGCAACAAAAAACTATGCTCAATAAGAGAATTTGGCGGCACTTCAAGCGACGAGTTCATACCCTGAGCATAGCGCTACTAAATGCAATTAATCAGCTTAGCATTTGGACGAAGCACAAGTTGCATATGGCCCATGCTATTTCCCAAGAGCGCGCCAAATTCCTCCAAGAGCATTTCTTCGAATTCAGTTTTAAAGACAGTACACCAGACAAAAACCTGTTTGACTCCATCACTAGCCCGGCGGAGCTGCATTATTTAGCCTATATCTATAATTGGGACGATGGCCCGGAAGTGCTTAGCTGGATAGTTGATAGTCCTAATTGCGACCAGGGCACGGCGGCGCTGATTTTCTGGCGCTCGCAGCCAGATTTTTATCAAGAATACACCGACGAATCAGAAATGAGCTTGCAGGATGGCGTGTTGCCGCTGCTGCAAAGCATCATGGGTAACTGGGAACGGGGTTTCTACCAGCAGCAGATTGCCTACGACCGACACGATGACCCCGCCGCTGGGAAGCTATACGCTGACAATCTAAGGGAAAAATGGTCGGTACCTAATTACCTGCTCGTGCCCACCAAAGGCAAGCCGTTCCTATTCGCCTAG
- a CDS encoding penicillin-binding protein 1A, translating to MADSQPTSSSLSSGSKPKAPRRRWPLRLASWAWVLFGLVIILFLVYPFLVSTNFMFLFGKSPSLADLENPKVEQASEIYTSDGVLIGKYFRENRSPVALSQISPVLVKALIATEDVRYYDHSGIDLQAVVGGAFSSLRGEKRGGSTITQQLAKNLYKIRRQQSRGALGYIPVVSTIVAKTKEWLTAVDLEQRYTKEEILRMYLNTVEYGSSAFGIKVAAKTFFHTSPDSLKPEEAAMLVGVLNNPTAYNPKFHPAAALRRRNVVLDRMGQAGVLPAAQIQALKATPIVLNYHVEPHIDGPDTYFRSAISQFVDAWCDSTGHDMYRDGMKIYLSIDSRMQAHAEEALHERMKALQRQFDNFWRNRGSNPWVDEKGQEIPDFILTQMKRTESYKSLANRYKNQPQRLDSALNAKRPMKVFTWKHDDNDTTLVMSPLDSLAYYKHFLQSGMMCMDPYTGQIKAWVGGLDFRFFQYDHVKQGKRQAGSTFKPFVYLTALDNGYSPCDRIRDQRVTINYVENGQPMEWKPDNVTREYTGINMTLRHAMARSVNSVTAQLTEKVGWENVAKYAHKVGITSPLLPVPSIGLGSAGDVSVYEMVDAYSTFLNNGFRSDPRLVTRIEDRNGNVIQQFDPVQHRAIPAETAWLMTYMLRGGMEEPGGTSQALWDYELWKNDNQIGGKTGTTSNYSDGWYMGMTKDLMTGVWVGGEDRSIHFVGSQQGEGGRTALPIFGKFMEKIYQDKELGYTPGHFPKPTVKINKKYTCVSESEPRRRAVAVDTIAADNLLEQMNNGGGVPDSLRR from the coding sequence ATGGCCGACTCCCAACCGACAAGCTCTTCCCTTTCTTCGGGCTCCAAACCGAAAGCGCCGCGCCGCCGCTGGCCCCTGCGGCTGGCCAGCTGGGCCTGGGTGCTGTTTGGGCTGGTTATCATCCTGTTTCTGGTGTACCCGTTTCTGGTGAGCACCAATTTTATGTTCCTCTTCGGCAAGTCGCCCAGCCTGGCCGACTTGGAAAACCCCAAGGTGGAGCAGGCGTCGGAAATCTACACGTCGGATGGCGTGCTCATCGGCAAGTATTTCCGCGAAAACCGCTCGCCGGTGGCCCTGAGCCAGATTTCGCCCGTTCTCGTCAAGGCCCTCATTGCCACCGAGGATGTGCGCTACTACGACCATTCGGGCATCGATTTGCAGGCCGTGGTAGGTGGCGCGTTTTCGTCGTTGCGTGGGGAGAAGCGCGGCGGCTCCACTATCACCCAGCAGCTGGCTAAAAACCTGTATAAAATCCGCCGCCAGCAGAGCCGCGGCGCCCTGGGCTACATCCCGGTGGTGAGCACCATCGTGGCCAAAACCAAGGAATGGCTCACGGCCGTGGACCTGGAGCAGCGCTACACCAAGGAGGAAATTCTGCGGATGTACCTGAATACCGTGGAGTACGGCTCCAGCGCCTTCGGCATCAAGGTAGCGGCCAAAACCTTCTTCCACACCTCGCCCGACAGCCTCAAGCCCGAGGAAGCCGCCATGCTGGTGGGCGTGCTCAATAACCCCACGGCCTACAACCCCAAGTTCCACCCGGCCGCTGCCTTGCGCCGCCGCAACGTGGTGCTCGACCGCATGGGCCAGGCCGGCGTGCTGCCCGCCGCCCAGATTCAGGCCCTGAAGGCCACGCCCATCGTGCTCAACTACCACGTCGAGCCCCACATCGACGGGCCCGATACCTACTTCCGCAGCGCCATCAGCCAGTTTGTCGACGCTTGGTGCGACAGCACCGGCCACGACATGTACCGCGACGGCATGAAAATCTACCTCAGCATCGACTCGCGCATGCAGGCCCACGCCGAGGAAGCCCTGCACGAGCGCATGAAGGCCCTGCAACGGCAGTTCGACAATTTCTGGCGCAACCGTGGCTCGAACCCCTGGGTGGACGAGAAAGGCCAGGAAATCCCCGATTTCATCCTCACCCAAATGAAGCGCACCGAGAGCTACAAGAGCCTCGCCAATCGGTACAAAAACCAGCCCCAACGCCTCGATTCGGCCCTCAACGCCAAGCGGCCGATGAAGGTGTTCACCTGGAAGCACGACGACAACGACACCACGCTGGTGATGTCGCCGCTCGATTCGCTGGCCTATTACAAGCACTTCCTGCAATCGGGCATGATGTGCATGGACCCCTACACCGGCCAGATTAAGGCCTGGGTGGGCGGGCTCGATTTCCGCTTTTTCCAGTACGACCACGTGAAGCAGGGCAAGCGCCAGGCTGGCTCCACGTTCAAGCCCTTCGTCTACCTCACCGCCCTCGACAACGGCTATTCGCCCTGCGACCGCATTCGGGACCAGCGCGTCACCATCAACTACGTCGAAAACGGCCAGCCCATGGAATGGAAGCCCGACAACGTGACCCGCGAATACACCGGCATCAACATGACGCTGCGCCACGCCATGGCCCGCTCCGTGAACTCCGTAACGGCCCAGCTGACCGAGAAAGTGGGCTGGGAAAACGTGGCCAAGTACGCCCACAAAGTCGGCATTACCTCGCCGCTGCTGCCGGTGCCCAGCATCGGCCTGGGCTCGGCCGGCGACGTGAGCGTGTACGAAATGGTGGACGCCTACAGCACTTTCCTCAACAACGGCTTCCGCTCCGACCCGCGCCTCGTCACCCGCATCGAGGACCGCAACGGCAACGTCATCCAGCAGTTCGACCCCGTGCAGCACCGCGCCATCCCGGCCGAAACCGCCTGGCTGATGACCTACATGCTGCGCGGCGGCATGGAAGAACCGGGAGGCACCTCCCAGGCCCTCTGGGACTACGAGCTCTGGAAAAACGACAACCAAATCGGAGGCAAAACCGGCACCACCTCCAACTACTCCGACGGCTGGTACATGGGCATGACCAAAGACCTGATGACCGGCGTGTGGGTGGGCGGCGAAGACCGCAGCATCCACTTCGTGGGCTCGCAGCAGGGCGAGGGCGGCCGCACGGCCCTGCCCATCTTCGGCAAGTTCATGGAGAAAATCTACCAGGACAAAGAGCTGGGCTACACGCCCGGCCACTTTCCCAAGCCCACCGTCAAAATCAACAAGAAGTACACCTGCGTGTCTGAGTCGGAGCCGCGCCGCCGTGCCGTGGCCGTCGATACCATCGCCGCCGACAACCTGCTGGAGCAGATGAACAACGGGGGCGGCGTGCCGGATAGTTTGCGGCGCTAG
- a CDS encoding DUF4153 domain-containing protein, whose amino-acid sequence METSLQPGAEWPAASPVTFATTTPHTPITKAQKVLLPLGMVLFDWLFWQETGGLNMLVFTVFVVAAQLVLLPRVAAVRRSGYFWLAVVGTLFSGAMMAVYGSGAAALACWVSVLLLLGYVNQPHLKLVLYAALTAASSAAQAWLRVLRGLRAPRHRGAGVRRSWFYGRLLVVPLVILGAFHLLFAIANPVYDQLSGRVLALLGDWLARLIPDISLAHLLFVFMGFVVVTGALVVVPVYVFADHESRFGEFIRRQRDRVASFGVRRPDFRLKNVRVLDLRKEFYAAAAVFGLVNVLLLVVNAIDIRWLWFGFEPAPGFNLMQFVHEGTYVLIFSILLAMGIVLWFFRRNLNFYQPGLRWLRGGATVWVVQNAVLAVSVGLRNYYYILHCGVAYKRIGVCFFLLLVFFGLATVLLKIWQRRSAYSLVRLNALAAYAVLLMLAAGNWEVWMAEYNLQARFRSIDIGFLLNMPNRVLPVLQARRAVFNQVSQLTADTYYGTYRVIEAAEAQRRLDVALANARAAYAAPTDWQSFTWADYEAGQQLRGHE is encoded by the coding sequence ATGGAAACCTCCCTCCAACCCGGGGCCGAATGGCCCGCTGCCTCACCGGTGACATTTGCCACTACCACGCCGCACACGCCAATCACCAAGGCGCAAAAGGTGCTTCTGCCGCTGGGCATGGTGTTGTTCGACTGGCTGTTCTGGCAGGAAACCGGCGGATTGAACATGCTCGTCTTCACGGTGTTTGTGGTAGCGGCGCAACTGGTACTGCTGCCGCGCGTGGCGGCGGTGCGCCGCTCGGGCTACTTCTGGCTGGCGGTGGTCGGCACGCTGTTTAGCGGGGCGATGATGGCCGTGTATGGCTCGGGCGCGGCGGCGCTGGCCTGCTGGGTATCGGTGCTGCTGTTGTTGGGCTACGTCAATCAGCCCCACCTCAAGCTGGTGCTCTACGCCGCGCTCACGGCCGCCAGCAGCGCGGCGCAGGCCTGGCTGCGGGTATTGCGTGGGCTGCGGGCACCGCGCCACCGGGGTGCGGGCGTGCGCCGGAGCTGGTTCTACGGCCGCTTGCTGGTGGTGCCGCTGGTCATTCTGGGCGCGTTTCACCTGCTCTTCGCCATCGCCAACCCGGTGTATGACCAGCTGAGCGGGCGGGTGCTGGCGCTGCTGGGCGACTGGCTGGCCCGGCTGATTCCCGATATCTCGCTGGCGCACCTGCTGTTCGTATTCATGGGATTTGTGGTGGTGACCGGGGCGCTGGTGGTGGTGCCGGTGTACGTGTTTGCCGACCACGAATCGCGCTTCGGCGAGTTCATCCGGCGGCAGCGCGACCGGGTGGCCTCCTTCGGCGTGCGCCGGCCCGACTTCCGGCTGAAAAACGTGCGGGTGCTGGATTTGCGCAAGGAGTTTTACGCCGCCGCGGCCGTGTTTGGGCTGGTGAACGTGCTGTTGCTGGTGGTGAATGCCATCGACATTCGCTGGCTGTGGTTTGGTTTTGAGCCCGCGCCGGGCTTCAACCTCATGCAGTTCGTGCACGAGGGCACGTATGTGCTCATCTTCAGCATCCTGCTGGCTATGGGCATCGTGCTGTGGTTTTTCCGGCGCAACCTCAATTTCTACCAGCCCGGCCTGCGCTGGCTGCGCGGCGGGGCCACGGTGTGGGTGGTGCAGAATGCGGTGCTGGCCGTGTCGGTGGGGCTGCGCAACTACTACTACATCCTGCACTGCGGGGTGGCCTACAAGCGCATCGGGGTGTGTTTTTTCTTGCTGCTGGTATTTTTCGGGCTGGCCACGGTGCTGCTCAAAATCTGGCAGCGCCGCTCGGCCTACAGCCTCGTGCGGCTCAATGCCCTGGCCGCCTACGCGGTGCTGCTCATGCTGGCCGCCGGCAACTGGGAGGTGTGGATGGCCGAGTACAACCTGCAGGCCCGCTTTCGTAGCATCGACATCGGCTTCCTGCTCAACATGCCCAACCGGGTGCTGCCCGTCCTGCAGGCCCGCCGCGCCGTGTTCAACCAGGTGTCCCAACTCACTGCCGACACCTATTACGGCACTTATCGGGTCATCGAAGCCGCCGAAGCCCAGCGTCGCCTCGATGTTGCCCTAGCCAATGCCCGCGCCGCCTACGCCGCGCCCACCGACTGGCAAAGCTTTACCTGGGCCGATTACGAGGCCGGCCAACAGCTGCGCGGCCATGAATAA
- a CDS encoding winged helix-turn-helix domain-containing protein, producing the protein MKHLIHTLNKAFDHRVRLGVMAVLMANESVSFNDLKEALDLTDGNLASHVAALEKAEYVLVSKQFVGKKPNTTYAATAAGKVAFQQHLETLEKLLRG; encoded by the coding sequence GTGAAGCACCTCATCCACACCCTCAACAAGGCTTTCGACCACCGCGTGCGGCTGGGCGTGATGGCCGTGCTGATGGCCAACGAATCCGTAAGCTTCAACGACCTCAAGGAAGCCCTCGACCTCACCGACGGCAACCTGGCCAGCCACGTGGCCGCCCTCGAAAAAGCCGAATACGTACTGGTGAGCAAGCAGTTTGTGGGCAAAAAACCCAACACCACCTACGCCGCCACCGCCGCCGGCAAAGTAGCCTTTCAGCAACACTTGGAGACGCTGGAAAAGCTGCTGCGGGGGTAA
- a CDS encoding class I SAM-dependent methyltransferase encodes MRLRLRLFEFEDLPWFPAVIRAGMMDYLRFMISWLGTYRPIAPLLAEGMVRTGQTRVLELGAGAGGGTETVLTALRAHGQPRATILLTDLYPQPTAWADIARRTHGAIGYEPAAVNALAVPVHLTGFRTLFSAFHHFPPGAATAMLRDAVQAGTGIGVFEGAGKHWAELLLAWTVLPVAQLLLTPFYRPFRLSRLVFTYLIPLIPLCTIWDGTVSVLRMYPVDELLKLAHAADPAGRFTWQAGKKRHWWGPEVTYLIGWPK; translated from the coding sequence ATGCGCCTTCGCCTGCGGTTGTTTGAGTTCGAGGATTTGCCGTGGTTTCCGGCTGTCATCCGGGCCGGGATGATGGACTACCTGCGCTTCATGATTTCCTGGCTGGGTACCTACCGGCCCATTGCGCCGCTGCTGGCCGAGGGCATGGTCCGCACCGGCCAAACCCGCGTGCTGGAACTGGGGGCCGGTGCGGGCGGCGGCACCGAAACCGTGCTCACCGCCTTGCGCGCCCACGGCCAGCCCCGGGCCACCATTCTTCTCACCGACCTCTACCCCCAGCCCACGGCCTGGGCCGACATTGCCCGCCGCACCCACGGCGCCATCGGCTACGAACCGGCGGCCGTGAATGCGCTGGCGGTGCCAGTTCACCTAACCGGTTTCCGCACCCTGTTTTCCGCCTTCCATCACTTTCCACCCGGGGCGGCTACGGCCATGCTGCGCGATGCCGTGCAAGCCGGCACCGGCATCGGGGTGTTTGAGGGCGCGGGCAAGCACTGGGCCGAGCTGCTGCTGGCCTGGACGGTGCTGCCCGTCGCGCAACTGCTGCTCACGCCGTTTTACCGGCCGTTCCGGCTCAGCAGGCTGGTATTCACTTACCTGATTCCCCTCATTCCGCTTTGCACCATCTGGGATGGCACGGTGTCGGTGCTGCGCATGTACCCGGTGGATGAGCTGCTGAAACTGGCGCACGCGGCCGACCCAGCCGGCCGATTTACCTGGCAGGCGGGCAAGAAACGACACTGGTGGGGGCCGGAGGTGACGTATTTGATTGGTTGGCCGAAGTAG
- a CDS encoding UbiA family prenyltransferase, with amino-acid sequence MLTAYKKALPLLRIPFSVYLMPVFWFGLSALRGPWSGWRALGVFGVLHLLAYPASNGYNSYYDRDEGSIGGLKAPPKVSPELLHLVWLFDALAVAGAALLSWPFAALVVIYLLVSKAYSYEGIRLKKYPLLSTLVVVVFQGAFTLLMTQVGVGAASAQLFEKTNLLLALVSTLFLCGSYPLTQVYQHAEDARRGDRTLSLRLGIRGTFVFAAVGLLAGAAALGLAYWLRQEMRPLLIFLVATGPVVSLFSRWAWAVWHDEKAADFEHTMRMNQVSSLCLSAAFIAMLLWR; translated from the coding sequence TTGCTCACCGCCTACAAAAAAGCCCTGCCGCTGCTGCGCATCCCGTTTTCGGTGTATCTCATGCCGGTGTTCTGGTTTGGGCTGAGCGCCTTGCGCGGGCCCTGGAGCGGGTGGCGGGCGCTGGGCGTGTTCGGGGTGCTGCATTTGCTGGCCTACCCGGCATCCAACGGCTACAACTCCTACTACGACCGGGACGAGGGCAGCATCGGCGGGCTGAAAGCGCCGCCCAAGGTGTCACCGGAGCTGCTGCATCTGGTGTGGCTGTTCGATGCGCTGGCGGTGGCGGGCGCGGCACTGCTGTCGTGGCCTTTTGCGGCGCTGGTTGTCATCTATTTGTTGGTTTCAAAGGCATATAGCTACGAAGGCATTCGCCTGAAAAAGTACCCGCTGCTGAGCACGCTGGTGGTGGTGGTGTTCCAGGGCGCGTTCACGCTGCTGATGACGCAGGTGGGCGTGGGCGCTGCTTCGGCGCAGCTTTTTGAGAAAACCAACCTGCTGCTGGCGCTGGTGAGCACGCTGTTTTTGTGCGGCTCTTACCCGCTCACGCAGGTGTATCAGCACGCGGAAGACGCCCGGCGCGGCGACCGCACGCTGAGCTTGCGGCTGGGCATTCGGGGCACGTTTGTGTTTGCGGCGGTGGGGCTGCTGGCGGGCGCGGCGGCGCTGGGGCTGGCCTACTGGCTGCGGCAGGAAATGCGGCCGCTGCTGATTTTTCTGGTGGCCACGGGGCCGGTGGTGTCACTGTTCAGCCGCTGGGCCTGGGCGGTGTGGCACGACGAAAAGGCCGCCGATTTTGAGCACACCATGCGCATGAACCAGGTTTCATCGTTGTGTTTGAGCGCGGCCTTCATTGCCATGCTGCTGTGGCGCTGA
- a CDS encoding DsbA family protein — MTPETAPAHLPELLYIQDPLCGWCYGTSPVINRLQKEFAGRLDVSVLCGGMVKGEDVGPIADIWDDLRRSLNDVEEVTGVQFGEAFKVLGAAGEYIYDSEPPSRAIATFRQLTQDPARTVAFAHAVQGALFRDGLDLNNPSTYNELLTPFEVDVVEFQRRWAAPESAQAARQEFAAVARIGVEGLPTAVVRIGEQGYVLARGFQPYEQMRAGLEQLLREETGG, encoded by the coding sequence ATGACCCCAGAAACCGCGCCCGCCCACCTGCCCGAACTGCTCTACATTCAGGACCCGCTCTGCGGCTGGTGCTACGGCACGAGCCCGGTCATCAACCGCCTGCAGAAAGAATTTGCGGGCCGGCTCGACGTGTCGGTGCTGTGCGGCGGCATGGTAAAGGGCGAGGACGTGGGCCCCATTGCCGACATTTGGGACGACCTGCGCCGCAGCCTCAACGATGTGGAGGAAGTGACCGGCGTACAATTTGGTGAAGCCTTCAAAGTCCTGGGCGCTGCCGGCGAGTACATCTACGACTCGGAGCCGCCGAGCCGGGCCATTGCCACCTTCCGCCAGCTCACGCAGGACCCGGCCCGCACCGTGGCCTTTGCCCACGCCGTACAAGGGGCGCTTTTCCGCGACGGCCTGGATTTAAACAACCCTTCTACTTACAACGAGCTGCTGACGCCTTTTGAGGTGGACGTGGTGGAATTTCAGCGCCGCTGGGCCGCGCCGGAAAGCGCGCAGGCTGCCCGGCAGGAATTTGCCGCCGTGGCCCGCATTGGCGTCGAGGGCTTGCCCACGGCCGTGGTGCGCATTGGCGAGCAGGGCTACGTGCTGGCCCGCGGCTTCCAGCCCTACGAGCAGATGCGGGCGGGCCTGGAGCAGCTCCTGCGCGAGGAAACGGGCGGCTAG